Proteins co-encoded in one Ooceraea biroi isolate clonal line C1 chromosome 9, Obir_v5.4, whole genome shotgun sequence genomic window:
- the LOC105276065 gene encoding eukaryotic translation initiation factor 4 gamma 3 isoform X3 → MSAVMGSEFHVPGQNYGAQPGGQVGGGAGNVGVPAGRGPPSLGGIQTIGQSTAGIPPGGPAGGQAPSQVPTPGVQSQPPQGPAPTTTPPVHTPSSQEMGKQAHLQTQPPSLPQVYVQTQNRPTSQGYYQTGPRPQQPRGISHRGGQGTSGTPVVGMAGVGGGGQPPAIYPHPAGLPVQAAGAMYVQGQVHGLHTGPHQQSVYPMNNQIPIHQFSGPPQRHQPHQNQTAFYQTTFQSSLIAAQPNVFGYTHGPPQHGYYYTASNTMGLTRTNASAVSGGAQHVPGPLAGTQGAPVVPQGTLQPPTQQAQSLPPMGIPLSQADVYSGHNGGVTTTNNTIRSRKPRGQNAILDIVNPLTGKNISDEIYKDNETTQSGESSNRGTPQPQNNGAEVIADFAARVAKAATEESNSVSETTTNTPQATTQMLSSTQTNLTKDTNSQCNTEPPTPTRNIADAGNIVSTINSQSLDTSSNTAQVTDSVATKTESKTLQFPVKEFQPRSEVKNVTIEESLSVPPVVPVANKESVPVQLTATTTTTETTKTVTAESEPEAAGAATGVATSAGTGSATTEAPTKSVNASSNMIQTPITPYWSNITQEHMKPSATATSANSVPVREPFPNLSAKTTAASSNSPPRRKSNATELPSNTKEQKERKTREKSLGSRGTTPTPVYSSQDHHHHQKANGDATGEKSETEVLPRNEIQQKPSDGKAMQKQKSKNKLKPRDLNRKGAEKEGTDMDAFNVNPTAPTAKTAEIKPDNKEQLSFAVKDANKETGRDTNKETKEKESLPALPKTEKHAPADVTKESSPVQAVFVDNKLSTKEAVKEPSPKIEDTAKSPVVNTQTRTVIPNDVVDHAKVNEEILAMFTQHNEKIFQLRRGSNDEKASSVTATITEKNTESETCTSSNNASTDTVAATTTTTTAATLKPPSLKYTYKEDQWSPINMGGKKIYDRDFLMKLQYDPNSKIKPVNLPNLQVILKDNVKNTNEVMDLRFKDANITRHDALMPGFAKTSMNARLAPTSRKSDRGGKPNKPTKGPVISLSLSEDVKLRETENAWKPARLKHNNLTEDQEETLFVNKAVRSILNKLTPQKFTTLVGQVRRLKINTPERLQGVINLVFEKAVDEPSFSVEYALLCKELAMMEVVESDSQDSPVSFKKLIITRCQKEFEKNPIDDVARTRKLKEIEECTDNEKKKELQLAFEEEERRIRVKSVGNIRFIGELYKQQMLTTKIMHRCIRHLLDQNDEDNLECLCKLLTTIGKDLEFKGSVEEMQEYFNRMQEIVSRKNHSKISSRIRFMLQDVIDLRANKWIPRRNENNPKTIDQIQKEAESERLDMQLNSAPLNTPRKDDRNSDRKRNRGGLCGPTDDGWSQPVGRVRPTTYSVETAKLKNKPPPMDDMQLGNRASYLWRATTPSNNSKTISSNKFACLENMSNFENQDRRMPSLPLSGSRSTGPRECGRDYKSSYDSRSSRNGHQLSSASSSRESSLLNSSQSRNVSMPPLLMKSASQSGAINHKPPMSEQEFTKTFNSVLKDFFSEPIVENTGLDVQQKFDNTTFGKFMRECINHVLEKSPNDRNHMSKLLSHLLKQNIVPVQSFKNGLGEVLEDVDDLVIDIPKIWTYLAEIVSHSIADEAIALSEMESIFISLRSQGSVGKFIGELLTQAVCIKGEEWISKKWNQSGLQLSNLIDPEREDIEKITREYSLEFLTGDCKRAKRPATTMEVNQPNQPGPSGLSSQIPKQRIQDHLQRLMKENTSFDEICNWIATNVGDKYKEPTFIRELMTAILETTMEQHHDTWKLNVEAFGNLQTLLQRFIDASEVLELQCLYAIQLYMNKIEFPSGILNLIMNKLWLDNVISTDAFLTWQRHPEEHEGHAVAMVALTSFFTDLQEPDDNSSVEELSTSANQGC, encoded by the exons GGTCGGAGTTTCATGTACCTGGACAAAATTACGGTGCCCAACCAGGGGGCCAGGTGGGTGGGGGAGCTGGTAACGTAGGAGTGCCTGCTGGTAGAGGGCCGCCGTCACTTGGTGGTATACAGACGATAGGACAATCCACTGCAGGCATACCGCCAGGAGGTCCCGCTGGAGGACAAGCACCTTCACAAGTCCCGACGCCTGGTGTTCAATCGCAACCGCCACAGGGCCCAGCGCCCACCACAACACCCCCTGTGCACACACCATCGTCACAAGAAATGGGGAAACAAGCTCATCTGCAGACGCAGCCGCCGTCTCTGCCTCAGGTTTACGTGCAGACGCAAAATAGACCAACATCTCAA GGTTACTATCAGACGGGTCCAAGGCCACAACAGCCTAGAGGAATTAGTCACAGAGGTGGTCAAGGTACCAGTGGGACACCAGTAGTTGGGATGGCCGGAGTAGGAGGTGGTGGGCAACCACCTGCCATATATCCACACCCAGCCGGCTTACCGGTACAAGCAGCAGGAGCAATGTATGTTCAAGGTCAGGTACATGGGCTACATACTGGACCACATCAGCAGTCTGTTTACCCGATGAACAATCAAATACCGATTCACCAG TTCTCTGGTCCGCCTCAAAGACACCAACCACATCAAAATCAAACAGCATTTTATCAGACAACGTTTCAATCGTCACTCATAGCAGCACAGCCAAATGTGTTCGGATATACTCACGGGCCGCCGCAGCATGGCT ATTATTATACAGCGTCAAACACGATGGGTTTGACCAGAACGAATGCAAGTGCCGTCAGCGGTGGAGCGCAACATGTTCCAGGACCGCTGGCCGGTACCCAAGGTGCTCCAGTTGTACCACAAGGTACACTTCAGCCACCTACTCAGCAAGCGCAATCCTTGCCCCCAATGGGCATCCCATTGTCTCAAGCAG ACGTATACTCGGGACACAATGGTGGTGTAACCACGACTAACAACACCATCAGATCGAGAAAACCGAGAGGACAAAATGCCATTTTGGACATTGTGAATCCGCTAACGGGGAAGAATATAAgcgatgaaatttataaagataACGAAACTACGCAGAGTGGTGAATCCAGTAATCGCGGGACGCCACAGCCACAG AATAATGGTGCGGAGGTGATAGCCGATTTTGCGGCCCGCGTAGCGAAGGCCGCCACCGAGGAGTCCAACTCGGTATCCGAAACAACAACCAACACGCCTCAAGCAACGACGCAAATGCTATCAAGTACCCAAACCAATTTAACGAAGGACACGAACAGTCAGTGTAACACTGAACCTCCCACGCCTACGCGAAATATAGCCGACGCCGGCAATATCGTATCTACGATAAATAGTCAATCGTTAGATACTTCTAGTAACACGGCGCAGGTAACCGACTCCGTCGCGACGAAAACGGAGTCGAAAACATTGCAATTCCCGGTGAAGGAATTCCAGCCTAGAAGTGAAGTAAAGAACGTGACGATCGAAGAATCACTGAGCGTTCCTCCGGTGGTACCGGTCGCGAACAAGGAATCCGTTCCCGTGCAGCTCACCGcgaccaccaccaccaccgaaACAACTAAGACTGTAACGGCCGAAAGCGAGCCTGAGGCCGCCGGTGCTGCTACTGGAGTTGCAACTTCAGCCGGAACCGGATCCGCGACCACCGAGGCGCCTACCAAGAGCGTAAACGCCTCGTCGAATATGATACAAACGCCAATCACGCCGTACTGGAGTAACATTACCCAGGAACACATGAAACCGTCCGCCACTGCCACGAGTGCTAATTCTGTTCCTGTCAGGGAACCGTTTCCTAATTTGTCTGCCAAGACTACCGCCGCTTCGTCGAACTCGCCGCCGAGAAGGAAATCTAACGCTACCGAACTGCCTTCGAATACCAAAGAGCAAAAGGAGAGGAAAACCCGCGAGAAGAGCCTCGGCTCCAGAGGTACCACTCCTACGCCCGTTTATTCCAGTCAGGACCACCACCATCATCAAAAGGCAAACGGTGATGCGACCGGCGAGAAATCCGAAACGGAGGTGCTTCCTAGAAACGAGATTCAGCAAAAACCATCCGATG GTAAAGCTATGCAAAAGCAGAAGAGTAAGAATAAACTAAAACCGCGCGATCTGAACCGTAAAGGCGCGGAGAAAGAAGGTACCGACATGGATGCTTTTAATGTAAACCCAACGGCGCCAACGGCGAAAACGGCTGAAATCAAACCAGACAACAAAGAGCAGCTCAGCTTTGCTGTCAAAGACGCCAACAAAGAAACTGGCAGAGATACCAATaaagaaacgaaagagaaagaatctcTGCCCGCCCTTCCAAAAACGGAGAAACACGCACCCGCTGACGTAACTAAAGAAAGCAGTCCTGTGCAAGCTGTTTTCGTTGATAACAAATTATCAACTAAAGAGGCGGTAAAAGAACCTTCTCCTAAGATCGAGGACACTGCCAAGTCGCCTGTGGTTAACACGCAGACAAGGACAGTGATCCCTAATGACGTTGTCGACCACGCGAAAGTGAACGAAGAGATCCTGGCGATGTTCACGCAACACAATGAAAagatcttccagttgcgtcgCGGGTCCAACGACGAAAAAGCGTCGTCGGTAACGGCAACGATTACCGAGAAGAATACCGAAAGTGAGACGTGTACCTCAAGTAATAACGCATCAACCGACACTGTCGCCGCCACCACTACGACAACTACCGCCGCCACGCTTAAACCACCATCGCTCAAATATACTTACAAGGAGGATCAGTGGAGTCCCATAAACATGGGCGGCAAGAAGATCTACGACAGAGACTTCTTGATGAAGTTGCAATATGATCCTAATAGTAAGATTAAGCCGGTGAATCTGCCGAATCTCCAGGTTATTCTAAAGGACAATGTTAag AATACGAATGAAGTCATGGATTTAAGGTTCAAGGATGCAAACATCACTAGACACGACGCGTTGATGCCCGGATTCGCGAAGACGAGTATGAACGCCCGGCTG GCACCAACGAGTCGTAAGAGCGATCGAGGCGGCAAACCAAATAAGCCAACCAAGGGTCCAGTCATCTCGCTGTCTCTCAGTGAGGATGTAAAGTTgagagaaacggagaacgCTTGGAAACCAGCGAGGTTAAAGCATAATAATCTCACTGAGGATCAAGAGGAGACACTATTCGTCAACAAAGCGGTGCGGAGTATACTGAATAAGCTCACTCCACAAAAATTCACGACTCTGGTGGGGCAAGTGCGACGTTTAAAGATTAATACGCCAGAGCGTCTGCAAGGAGTCATCAATCTCGTCTTCGAGAAAGCCGTCGACGAGCCCAGTTTCTCCGTGGAGTACGCGTTGTTGTGTAAGGAATTGGCCATGATGGAGGTTGTAGAATCCGATAGTCAAGACAGCCCCGTCAGCTTTAAGAAGCTCATTATCACGCGTTGTCAAAAGGAATTTGAGAAAAATCCCATTGACGATGTCGCGAGAACCAGAAAACTCAAGGAGATAGAAGAATGCACGGATAAT gaaaagaaaaaggagttGCAATTGGCTTTCGAAGAGGAGGAACGTCGAATACGTGTAAAATCCGTAGGAAATATTCG ATTTATTGGTGAATTGTACAAGCAACAAATGTTGACTACCAAGATCATGCATCGCTGCATCCGACATTTATTGGATCAGAATGATGAGGACAACCTGGAGTGTTTGTGCAAGTTGTTAACGACAATTGGCAAGGACTTGGAATTCAAAGGATCCGTTGAG gAAATGCAAGAATACTTCAACAGGATGCAGGAAATTGTCTCCCGAAAGAATCACAGCAAAATTAGTTCCAGAATCCGTTTCATGCTCCAAGATGTCATAGATCTAAGAGCGAATAAGTGGATCCCGAGGAGGAATGAAAATAATCCCAAGACGATAGAccaaattcagaaagaagcaGAATCTGAGAGGCTCGACATGCAACTGAACAGCGCTCCCCTGAATACGCCTCGTAAAGATGACCGCAACAgtgatagaaaaagaaatc GTGGTGGACTATGTGGTCCTACTGACGATGGTTGGAGTCAACCAGTAGGAAGAGTGAGACCCACGACATATTCGGTAGAAACGGCGAAGTTGAAAAATAAACCG CCACCAATGGACGATATGCAACTTGGTAATAGGGCGTCTTACTTGTGGAGAGCTACCACTCCATCCAACAATTCCAAGACAATAAGTTCGAATAAGTTTGCATGCTTAGAGAATATGTCGAATTTCGAAAATCAGGACAGAAGAATGCCATCGTTACCGCTCTCCGG ATCGAGATCGACAGGTCCAAGGGAATGTGGTCGTGACTACAAATCTTCCTATG ACAGTAGGAGTTCTCGTAATGGTCATCAGTTGAGCAGTGCGTCGTCGAGTAGAGAAAGTTCGTTGTTGAATAGCTCGCAGAGTCGGAACGTGTCGATGCCTCCGCTTCTAATGAAATCCGCCTCGCAATCCGGAGCGATTAACCATAAACCTCCGATGTCGGAGCAAGAATTCACCAAGACTTTCAACAGCGTATTAAAAGACTTCTTCTCGGAACCGATCGTTGAA AACACTGGACTAGACGTTCAACAAAAGTTCGATAATACAACCTTCGGCAAGTTCATGCGAGAATGCATTAATCACGTTCTCGAGAAATCGCCTAACGACAGGAATCACATGTCGAAGTTGTTGTCCCACTTACTGAAACAAAATATCGTACCTGTGCAATCGTTTAAGAATGG TCTTGGAGAAGTATTGGAGGACGTCGACGATTTGGTTATCGATATACCAAAAATCTGGACGTATCTAGCGGAAATAGTGT CGCATTCGATAGCGGACGAAGCTATCGCATTATCCGAAATGGAGAGtatatttataagtttaaGGAGTCAAGGCTCCGTCGGCAAGTTTATCGGTGAACTTCTGACGCAAGCAGTTTGTATTAAAGGAGAAGAATGGATTAGCAAGAAATGGAACCAAAGCGGACTTCAATTGAGTAATTTAATTGACCCGGAACGAGAAGATATCGAAAAAATCACCAGGGAATAT AGTTTGGAGTTCCTAACTGGTGATTGTAAACGTGCCAAACGCCCCGCTACTACCATGGAAGTGAACCAACCGAATCAACCAGGTCCATCGGGACTGTCGAGTCAAATCCCGAAACAGCGAATTCAAGATCATCTCCAAAGGCtcatgaaagaaaatacttcTTTCGACGAAATTTGTAATTGGATTGCT ACAAATGTTggagataaatataaagaacCTACTTTTATAAGGGAGCTAATGACTGCCATTCTAGAAACCACGATGG AACAACATCATGATACCTGGAAATTAAATGTAGAGGCCTTTGGAAATTTGCAAACGTTACTTCAACGGTTCATCGATGCGAGTGAGGTCTTGGAATTGCAGTGTCTTTACGCGATTCAATTGTacatgaataaaattgaattccCATCCG GTATCCTCAACCTCATCATGAACAAGCTGTGGCTGGACAATGTGATATCAACCGATGCATTCTTGACGTGGCAGCGGCACCCGGAAGAGCACGAAGGTCACGCCGTCGCAATGGTTGCGCTTACGTCGTTTTTCACTGACTTGCAAGAACCAGATGATAATTCCAGTGTAGAAGAGTTATCAACTAGTGCGAATCAGGGCTGTTGA